Genomic segment of Chitinivibrionales bacterium:
GGAGCTCTTTCTCCATCGCAATCGGCGCTATCAATTCAACTTCCAACGATGCATTGTCTCCCGGCATGATCATCTCAACACCTTCGCCAAGCTGAATCGAACCGGTAACGTCGGTAGTGCGG
This window contains:
- the tuf gene encoding elongation factor Tu (EF-Tu; promotes GTP-dependent binding of aminoacyl-tRNA to the A-site of ribosomes during protein biosynthesis; when the tRNA anticodon matches the mRNA codon, GTP hydrolysis results; the inactive EF-Tu-GDP leaves the ribosome and release of GDP is promoted by elongation factor Ts; many prokaryotes have two copies of the gene encoding EF-Tu) → RTTDVTGSIQLGEGVEMIMPGDNASLEVELIAPIAMEKELRFAIREGGRTVGAGVVTDIIE